A stretch of Candidatus Poribacteria bacterium DNA encodes these proteins:
- a CDS encoding glycosyltransferase gives MRKVYLSIIIPAYNEERRIKETIQTIIQYLHLRKIPAEITVVNDGSKDNTDQILKQLAREHQTLRCIHLPRNFDKGFAIREGVLSSKGEFIFFSDADLSTPIQEMDKLISPHMASAPSHGLWFYPGLI, from the coding sequence CTGCGGAAGGTTTATCTCTCCATCATAATACCAGCCTATAACGAGGAGAGAAGGATAAAGGAAACGATCCAAACCATCATCCAATACCTCCATCTCCGCAAGATCCCCGCTGAGATCACCGTCGTCAACGACGGAAGCAAAGACAACACAGATCAGATCTTAAAACAGCTTGCCAGGGAGCATCAAACCTTGAGATGTATCCACCTCCCTCGCAACTTCGACAAGGGATTCGCCATCAGAGAAGGAGTTCTGTCCTCCAAAGGGGAATTCATCTTCTTCTCAGACGCGGACCTCTCCACACCTATCCAGGAAATGGACAAGCTGATATCACCTCATATGGCATCAGCGCCGTCTCATGGCTTGTGGTTCTATCCAGGTCTGATTTGA